In one Pseudarthrobacter sp. NBSH8 genomic region, the following are encoded:
- a CDS encoding ABC transporter ATP-binding protein, whose product MSHPRHPAELNQKKDPQRRLALKPYARAVAQVLRVSFRASPAAVVMKVVGSLISATLPLVTTYFAALTTTALAAAYSGDSAAGQQAIVYVIITAALGLFWGGFSSVDRFIQQLMSFKVGAIVGDQMYERFLALEFWWYDDKVTVDLYDRAKRFSDSYARVLDRIAAIFTQLVSVILAVGALLLVSWWIAVIVLVAIVPSVYLQFKLSREQIAHWNTQVDSRRQRRMIETNLLRPQHIAEMRLYGIVRYLMDLRSRLRDADERRRLDFQKRYIPKQLAADALQYGAEVISLIWVVGQIIARAQPVGQFLYVQQIVSRALSTANSLVSSLSSIDEDLANLKDYELFMAMHVHSDHSPPLLQAPNTVELRDIRFTYTGSDTEVIRGINMTIHEGQHIAVVGENGAGKSTLIRILAGLYRPDSGQVMLDGVDLAAVDVKSWHRHLAVLSQEFLKYEFATAADNIRFGDVESPRDDERIRRAASDAEALEFINKLPNGLDNYVSNWMEDPRGRKGSGLSGGQWQRLAMARNFYRNATFMVMDEPTSAIDALAEHRIFTRLFADRSSTIIAISHRLATIEKADIVYMLEDGQIVEQGTHKELVALRGRYFRMFESQLTAVEDNLEQ is encoded by the coding sequence ATGTCCCATCCACGCCATCCCGCCGAGCTGAACCAAAAAAAGGACCCTCAGCGGCGGTTGGCCCTGAAGCCGTACGCCCGGGCTGTGGCGCAGGTGCTGCGGGTCAGCTTCCGGGCCTCGCCAGCCGCCGTCGTGATGAAAGTAGTCGGTTCGCTCATTTCGGCGACGCTGCCGTTGGTGACCACCTACTTCGCAGCGCTGACCACCACGGCGCTGGCGGCCGCCTACTCCGGTGATTCCGCAGCAGGCCAGCAGGCCATTGTGTACGTCATCATCACGGCTGCCCTGGGGCTCTTCTGGGGCGGCTTCAGCAGCGTGGACCGCTTCATTCAGCAGCTCATGAGCTTCAAGGTGGGCGCCATTGTGGGCGACCAGATGTATGAGCGCTTCCTGGCCCTGGAGTTCTGGTGGTACGACGACAAAGTAACCGTCGACCTCTACGACCGGGCCAAGCGGTTCTCCGATTCCTATGCGCGCGTGCTGGACCGGATCGCGGCCATCTTCACCCAGCTGGTCTCGGTGATCCTGGCCGTGGGAGCCCTGCTTCTGGTCAGCTGGTGGATTGCGGTGATTGTCCTGGTGGCCATCGTGCCCAGCGTCTACCTGCAGTTCAAGCTCTCGCGCGAACAGATCGCCCACTGGAACACGCAGGTGGACTCCCGCCGGCAGCGGCGGATGATCGAAACCAACCTGCTCCGCCCGCAGCACATCGCCGAGATGCGGCTCTACGGGATTGTCCGTTACCTGATGGATCTCCGCTCCCGGCTGCGCGATGCTGATGAGCGGCGCCGCCTGGACTTCCAGAAGCGCTACATTCCCAAGCAACTCGCCGCCGATGCCCTGCAGTACGGCGCCGAGGTGATCTCCCTGATCTGGGTGGTGGGCCAGATCATCGCCCGCGCCCAGCCTGTTGGCCAGTTCCTCTATGTCCAGCAGATCGTCAGCCGCGCATTGTCCACAGCCAACAGCCTGGTCTCCTCCCTCAGTTCGATTGACGAGGACCTCGCCAATCTCAAGGACTACGAGCTGTTCATGGCCATGCACGTGCATTCGGACCATTCGCCGCCGCTGCTGCAGGCACCCAACACAGTGGAACTGCGCGACATCCGCTTCACCTACACAGGCAGCGACACCGAGGTGATCCGCGGCATCAACATGACCATCCACGAGGGGCAGCACATCGCCGTCGTAGGTGAGAACGGGGCCGGAAAGTCCACCCTGATCCGAATCCTCGCCGGACTCTACCGGCCGGACTCAGGGCAGGTAATGCTCGACGGCGTCGATCTCGCCGCCGTCGACGTGAAGTCCTGGCACCGCCACCTGGCGGTGCTGAGCCAGGAGTTTCTGAAATACGAGTTCGCCACTGCCGCCGACAACATCCGCTTTGGCGACGTCGAGTCGCCCCGGGATGATGAACGGATCCGCCGGGCGGCCAGCGACGCCGAAGCGTTGGAGTTCATCAATAAGCTGCCTAACGGCCTGGATAACTACGTCAGCAACTGGATGGAGGATCCGCGCGGCCGGAAGGGGAGCGGGCTCTCCGGCGGCCAGTGGCAGCGGCTCGCGATGGCCCGGAACTTCTACCGCAACGCCACCTTCATGGTGATGGACGAGCCGACATCTGCAATTGACGCGCTGGCCGAGCACCGGATCTTCACCCGGCTGTTCGCGGACCGCAGCAGCACCATCATTGCCATCAGCCACCGGCTCGCCACCATTGAGAAGGCCGACATTGTCTACATGCTCGAAGACGGTCAGATTGTGGAACAGGGGACGCACAAGGAGCTGGTGGCCTTGCGCGGCCGCTACTTCAGGATGTTCGAATCGCAGTTGACAGCCGTGGAGGATAACCTAGAGCAGTGA
- the guaB gene encoding IMP dehydrogenase: MTQPEHNPFGFIGLTYDDVLLLPGHTDVIPSEADTSSRISKRITVHTPLLSAAMDTVTESRMAIAMARQGGLGVIHRNLSIQDQADQVDRVKRSESGMITNPLTIGPEATLAELDEICSQYRVSGLPVVDEGMRLLGIVTNRDTRFVPEADFPLRLVSDVMTKMPLITGHVGISREEASHKLATNKIEKLPLVDEQGRLKGLITTKDFTKAEQYPLATKDDEGRLRVGAAIGFFGDGWERAMALVDAGVDALFVDTANGHSQGVLDMIRRLKSDPVTAHVDIIGGQAATREGAQALIDAGADGIKVGVGPGSICTTRVVAGVGVPQITAIYESAKAAIPAGVPLIADGGLQYSGDIGKALVAGADTVMLGSLLAGCDESPGELIFVNGKQFKSYRGMGSLGAMQSRGKNTSYSKDRYFQADVSGDDKLIPEGIEGRVAYRGPLASVAYQLVGGLRQTMFYTGAPTIPELKARGKFVRITPAGLKESHPHDIQMTVEAPNYGSR, from the coding sequence ATGACCCAGCCCGAGCACAATCCTTTCGGCTTCATCGGCCTGACCTACGACGACGTCCTGCTCCTTCCGGGCCACACGGATGTCATCCCGTCCGAGGCTGACACGTCATCGCGGATTTCGAAGCGGATCACCGTCCACACACCGCTGCTGTCAGCCGCTATGGACACGGTCACCGAATCCCGGATGGCGATTGCCATGGCGCGCCAGGGCGGCCTCGGTGTGATCCACCGCAACCTGTCCATCCAGGACCAGGCGGACCAGGTGGATCGCGTGAAGCGCAGCGAGTCCGGGATGATCACCAACCCGCTGACCATCGGCCCTGAAGCAACGCTGGCGGAACTGGATGAGATCTGTTCGCAGTACCGGGTTTCCGGACTCCCCGTTGTGGACGAGGGCATGCGGCTCCTCGGCATTGTCACCAACCGCGACACCCGTTTTGTGCCCGAAGCCGACTTCCCGCTGCGGCTGGTCAGCGACGTCATGACCAAGATGCCGCTGATCACCGGTCATGTGGGCATCAGCCGTGAGGAAGCCTCCCATAAGCTGGCCACAAACAAGATCGAAAAGCTTCCGCTCGTTGACGAGCAGGGGCGGCTCAAGGGCCTCATCACCACCAAGGACTTCACCAAAGCAGAGCAGTACCCGCTGGCCACGAAGGATGACGAGGGCAGGCTCCGCGTAGGTGCCGCCATCGGCTTCTTCGGTGACGGCTGGGAACGCGCCATGGCACTCGTCGACGCCGGCGTGGACGCATTGTTCGTTGACACCGCCAACGGCCACTCCCAGGGTGTGCTGGACATGATCCGCCGCCTGAAGTCCGATCCCGTTACGGCGCACGTGGACATCATCGGCGGCCAGGCTGCCACCCGCGAAGGCGCCCAGGCCCTCATCGACGCCGGTGCCGACGGCATTAAGGTGGGCGTGGGCCCCGGCTCCATCTGCACCACCCGCGTGGTGGCCGGCGTGGGTGTCCCGCAGATCACCGCCATTTACGAGTCCGCAAAGGCAGCCATCCCTGCCGGCGTACCGTTGATCGCCGACGGCGGCCTGCAGTACTCGGGCGACATCGGCAAGGCGCTGGTTGCCGGCGCCGACACCGTCATGCTGGGTTCCCTCCTGGCCGGGTGCGATGAGTCCCCGGGCGAGCTCATCTTCGTCAACGGCAAGCAGTTTAAGAGCTACCGCGGCATGGGATCGCTGGGCGCCATGCAGTCCCGCGGCAAGAATACGTCCTATTCCAAGGACCGCTACTTCCAGGCGGACGTCTCCGGTGATGACAAGCTCATCCCCGAGGGCATCGAAGGCCGCGTCGCTTACCGCGGCCCGCTCGCCTCAGTGGCGTACCAGCTGGTCGGCGGCCTCCGCCAGACCATGTTCTACACCGGCGCGCCAACCATCCCGGAGCTCAAAGCCCGCGGTAAGTTCGTCCGCATCACCCCGGCCGGCCTCAAGGAATCGCACCCGCACGACATCCAGATGACTGTGGAGGCCCCGAACTACGGTTCGCGCTAA
- a CDS encoding acyltransferase family protein: MDAKTGTRTPVRKLTFRPEVQGLRALAVLMVVTYHVWLGRVSGGVDVFLLISAFLLTLSFVRKVEAGASLNLLRHWLHLFKRLLPAAVVVILGVLAGTWLILPQGRWPVILDQAWAALLYRQNWLLADTAVDYYAQDHAAASPLQHFWSLSIQGQVFILWPLVFAASAVLWRLLRHRYNASYRAVVAAAFAGILVASLAFSVDQTATNQAYAYFDTRTRLWEFALGSLLALVLPYVKPGKLLRVVLGWAGLVAMVSCGLLLTVDRAFPGFVALWPTLAAAAIIVAGQSGSPYGVDRLLSWKPLVSLGDNSYALYLWHWPVLVLALAATGVEAPTLIQGAAIIAASVFLAVLTTRFVEKPLREWRWPQVRTWRTAVVVVASCALLAGPVAVWQTSLTAEEAATAAQPRELTPGAAMLAPGNAGASAPQGRIIPGPAALDNDWAGIDAPCVGPNATEDPVLEGCRQALPEGDPTKRIVVLGDSHAQQYLAALAPIAEARGWELVTLLMPACRFGAESETRNAECNAYNRASAAYVLEHRPDAVFTVATLTHEEAPFETEVPAYLEGIQPIADAGIEIVGIRDNPRFTINMPECVQRHSADAPACNPPLNESLAEPSPLESYRGKVDGLYLMDLSDFICAGGICPAVVGNVYVYKDDNHLSRTYVESMIPMFEDRLLAATGWN; encoded by the coding sequence CTGGACGCAAAGACCGGCACGCGGACGCCCGTCCGGAAACTGACGTTCCGTCCCGAAGTCCAGGGCCTCCGCGCGCTCGCCGTACTGATGGTGGTGACTTACCATGTGTGGCTTGGCCGGGTGTCCGGCGGGGTGGATGTCTTCCTCCTGATCTCGGCCTTCCTGCTGACGCTGTCCTTCGTCCGGAAGGTGGAAGCCGGGGCCTCCCTCAATCTCCTCCGGCACTGGCTGCACCTCTTCAAACGGCTGCTGCCCGCCGCCGTCGTGGTAATCCTCGGGGTCCTGGCAGGCACCTGGCTCATCCTCCCGCAAGGCCGCTGGCCCGTCATCCTGGATCAGGCCTGGGCGGCGCTGCTGTACCGGCAGAACTGGCTGCTGGCGGACACCGCCGTGGACTACTACGCCCAGGACCACGCCGCGGCGAGCCCCCTCCAGCACTTCTGGTCCCTGTCCATCCAAGGGCAGGTCTTTATCCTGTGGCCGCTCGTCTTTGCCGCTTCCGCTGTACTGTGGCGGCTCCTCCGGCACCGGTACAACGCCAGCTATCGGGCCGTAGTGGCAGCCGCGTTCGCCGGGATCCTCGTTGCCTCGCTCGCGTTCTCTGTTGACCAGACGGCCACGAACCAGGCGTACGCCTACTTCGACACCCGGACGCGGCTTTGGGAATTCGCGCTGGGCTCGCTGCTGGCGCTTGTCCTGCCGTACGTGAAACCAGGGAAACTCCTGCGTGTGGTGCTCGGCTGGGCCGGCCTGGTGGCCATGGTCTCCTGCGGTCTGTTGCTGACCGTGGACCGGGCGTTCCCCGGTTTCGTGGCACTGTGGCCCACGCTGGCTGCCGCGGCGATCATCGTGGCTGGACAAAGCGGGAGCCCGTACGGCGTGGACCGTCTCCTGAGCTGGAAGCCGCTGGTCTCGCTGGGCGACAACTCCTACGCCCTCTACCTGTGGCACTGGCCCGTCCTGGTGCTTGCCCTGGCAGCTACCGGCGTCGAGGCGCCCACCCTCATCCAGGGCGCGGCAATCATCGCCGCCTCGGTGTTCCTGGCCGTCCTCACCACCCGCTTTGTGGAAAAACCCCTCCGGGAGTGGCGCTGGCCGCAGGTGCGCACCTGGCGCACCGCCGTCGTCGTCGTCGCCAGCTGTGCCCTGCTGGCCGGACCGGTGGCGGTCTGGCAGACGAGCCTCACAGCGGAGGAAGCCGCCACTGCCGCCCAGCCCCGCGAGCTGACGCCGGGAGCCGCCATGCTGGCCCCCGGCAACGCCGGGGCGTCCGCGCCGCAGGGGAGGATCATTCCGGGGCCCGCGGCGCTGGACAACGACTGGGCCGGCATAGATGCGCCCTGCGTCGGTCCCAACGCCACCGAAGACCCTGTGTTGGAAGGGTGCCGGCAGGCGCTCCCCGAAGGCGACCCCACCAAACGGATCGTTGTCCTGGGCGACTCCCATGCCCAGCAGTATCTTGCCGCCCTGGCTCCCATCGCCGAAGCCCGCGGCTGGGAGCTGGTCACCCTGCTGATGCCGGCCTGCCGGTTCGGGGCCGAATCCGAGACCCGGAACGCCGAGTGCAACGCCTACAACCGGGCCAGCGCAGCGTACGTGCTGGAACACCGGCCCGATGCCGTCTTCACCGTGGCCACCCTGACTCATGAGGAAGCACCGTTCGAGACCGAGGTGCCCGCGTACCTCGAAGGAATCCAGCCCATCGCGGACGCCGGCATAGAGATCGTCGGCATCCGGGACAACCCGCGCTTCACCATCAACATGCCCGAGTGCGTCCAGCGCCACAGCGCGGACGCCCCGGCCTGCAACCCGCCGCTGAACGAATCGCTGGCGGAGCCGTCCCCGCTGGAGAGTTACCGCGGGAAAGTGGACGGGTTGTACCTGATGGACCTTAGCGACTTCATCTGCGCCGGCGGTATCTGCCCGGCAGTGGTAGGCAACGTCTACGTGTACAAGGACGACAACCACCTCAGCAGGACGTATGTGGAAAGCATGATTCCCATGTTTGAGGACCGGCTGCTGGCGGCGACGGGCTGGAACTGA